tttagtttttgaatggagtccaaaaaatcgaaaaaatcgcgattttaggtaggttttcttcctataggtctacaataactaaaaaagtagtcagctacctggatctttgaatGTCCCGAGAAAAttcttattaccctggactaatatgtcggtcatgaaatcagaataggcaaggacaatcagacTTGCGAATTTCAATGATAAATAACACTTGCTTTggcggcgtatggttcactaagagacatctttaagagcaacatcccgacagctatgTCTGTCAACCGAAGACATTTTACCAATGCGTTTtgcctattatgacatacggagcagaaactctcacgctcacaaaaacaacagcactaaaaatgcgaatGGCACAAAGGCTCATGGAAAAAGGACAACGACGTggaataaaaactattttaaaacataTATAAGAAAATACCCTgcttattattttcatcttttgAAGTCGAATTTTCCTCTTTCTTCCCCTCTTTTTGTGGATTGGGGTCTGGTATAGGTATGGGCAAATGTTCTtctaaaacaaatttaaattttttcacatTAGCACCTGCAAATTTGTCTACAAGCACGCCTTTTTTGTAAAACAGAAAATATGGAGTCGCCATAACTCGATAAGTATGAGCAATGTCATCACAGGTATCCACATCGACCAACAGAATAGgcatttctttatgtttttcagCAGTTTCGTGTAATACTGGAACAAAATTTCGACAAGGTGCGCACCAATTAGCATAGAATTCTACAACAACTAACATATCCTGAGATTTGTATTGAGTCATTAACTCCTCCATTTGGTGGTCTTCTTTTATTTCAATAATcatttcgttttttggttatggggGTATATAATACGTGTACGAGTTTCATTTAATTTCATATAATTTTTGACAAGAATTTTTATTATGACAATTAGTATTTGATAATTAACCGttcgttttcttcttctttttggtttatttttatatgtACATAAATTAgttcgcgaactcaagcgagggtgctgccaCTTATTTGGAACTAAAGGAATGTAAACAAATCATCCGTTAACCTATGTATTAACGTCGTTTGAATGCTTGTTGGATGTGTTCATTTAATGACTGATTTACttatattaattatttacatcaataaaattattaattatatcaaaattaCATCgcccattttcatgcaactgcactgccacctatagtgGATTGAGTTCGCGAATTGGGTCGAAAATTCCTTTTACGCCAGTCAGTGGGAGCAacaataggatattacctccgaattctatcctactgcatggattttaatgaaattttgggagtagcctctacttatcttctaattcaaagtctaccctaagccgatgtgtgcttttatcttggaggTGGTTCCTACCTCTTCTcgtggttggaaaattttttagttaaaataaccacggaagtggctaatgAGCCAgggaacctaattttaagcagaAACTATTCTATAatctttttttgaaaactcaatactttttgagttattagtggtcgaaaattggccattttcattgaaacataacaccttttccaATAGCTTTTTGCTAAtgccttaaaaactatgcatctaactaaaaactatataaaacatttttgtagcttataaaaaacaaagagactcgttacttcataaatcttctattTATAGTATAAAAAGGGGTATGGTAGGCGAAAAGAATTTGTGTTTTTTTGGTGCTTGCTTAAATTGgttattcaacttgaaataccagagaaacagtcgattttaggtgcagaatgctaccaataccttttgtagtgcttgaaaagatcttTAAATTGAGCAATATTAAAGGACGATTACATTCCAACTAAGccagatatgctgcaaaaaaaattgttgactaatgtactttaagaaaaaatgagaaatattTAACCCTccttcaccagaatttaaatgcatcgttttccttctatagTACCTTtcattatagtgttatttttatgttcaaaaagttggacaggtttaaaatgaattgtttttgaaaaaaaaataagatcaaattattaagcgtatttttaaattttcttaaaggTCTTCTATTTTCTCCAAGTAacttgaaaattaaaaataaaaacaaaatttttatctcaaaaaaccctacattttgtgcggaatctttttttttttcgtatctcttatcattttcgaggtACATggaaaaaaggaagatttttaagaagatttaaaaatgcgctttataatttgatcttatttttttcaaaaacccgtccaattttttgaacatagaaaaaACACTATAGTGAAAAGCattgtagaaggaaaatgatgcatttaaattctgatggatgaggggtcaATTATtctgattttttcttaaaatacattagtcatcaaatttcgtgcagcatatctcgcttagtttaaatgtaatcgacacttaatattgctcattttaaaggtcgtttcaatcactacaaaaggtattagtattattatacacctaaaatcgactgtctctctgttatttcaagttgaatacaccgatgtgagcatgcaccaaaaaaacaaattattctcacctaccatctctttttgtattataactagaagatttaaaaaggaacgaatctctttgttttttttaagttacaaaaatatgttctatatttttttcgttagatgcatagtttttaaggtatttacaaaaaacctttcgcaaaggtgtcatttttcaatgtagacagcaattttcaaccacgtataactcaaaaagtattgagttttcaaaaaaaaatatagaacagtttttgcttagaattagatttTCGAGCaatttccgtggctattttaaccaaaaaaatttccactctCGAGAatgggtgggaaccacccccaagataaaagcgcacatcggcttAGGgaagactttgtttcttgagctattctccacttactgtgaaaatattaagtaaatcgatgtagtaggatggaattcggagccaagtAGCCTCATTGacatttgtattttttaaatcagatttacaaaaatttgtttttgttctttttattttcaaaagatgTAACATACTTCTAGTATAATAAAAATACGTATTTTAAAAGCATCGACTAAAACATTGTTCAATTTTACGAAGTTACTTGACAGCATGGTTACCTATCTGATTGTCTAAGTATAAAAAACGGTTatgtctggatcctgcgtatgaaaaaaagtttgttaatagcaagttgaaaatttaataatagtttaacggtgtctagtcggacaaactttgatgttcgGGAACACtggacaggggaagttttaattgtggaacaggttacagattTCGATcttcagactacgaaaacgtcccatgtattttgtcggacagaacttccaattgatttgttactttTTCATTAAACGCTCATGCCAAAATCAGACAGCTATTTACCAGCAacataattcctgttatttgacatgttctacctGTCTGACTTATATATTAAAATgaccaacatatttgtcggaaaaacattttttcatataatgTTTGCTATTGAATgcacttaaaaacaacctgctagttttcacaataataaacttgtcaggatgacgcGTCCCACAATTAAAcgttcaacaattaaaacttcccctgttccagtgttccaatgaATCAAAATTTGTCACAATAGACACCGttaaggccggccattggtaatgttataagtataggcgatcccatcacctttataaagtacaccactcataacctagagcatatatgtataccgaaaaatgcttaacctactaacaatatatgtcgctaattacagccatatttttgctatcctacctgttgtgtattgtttataaaaaaatgtgaaaattttgcttttttctcaataaatttaagagcgtttatatctaaattactcaagtatttaaatgaatttcatgataaaattcCGTCTAGCACTACAATATACGTAATGGAAGGAtataacgttaaaaaaatgtgaattaataaagtactttttgcgtggtgtacttttaaaCTAAATTTCTGcaattaatagaaattggcatGTGAAACGTAAATATTGGACATATAATACGAATAAagtataggaatctgtaagaatctaagctctgttaatgtagccattatgtataagatggcactacgaaaaatattatatacatatgcaaaattcaggagcgtaatggcccgtttgaaactttccttTGGAAATTTCGGTACTGTACAGAGTACTAACGTTTTGAGGGATGCGGGTGGTTCATTATTAGCAGGGCGTACTTGGAATAacatattgttttcacccaattttgaaaaaatgtgaaaactttgaattatccacgtccgtctgtccgtccgtctgtatGTAATcataactcctccgtcaatataccagctataatgacaaatgaggtgtcaaatgaaagcttatgatccaaggatggtactaatgGTGAGATATTTgccctaggctgtctgtccgaccgcgaatataactcctccgtcattataccaggtagaatgacaaatgagctgtcaaatgaaagcttataatccaaggatggtactaaaggtgagatatttaacctaggctgtctgtccgtcggtctgtccgaccgcgaatataactcctccgtcattataccaggtagaatgacaaatgaggtgtcaaatgaaagcttataatccaaggatggtactaaaggtgagaaatttgacctaggctgtctgtccgtctgtccatccgaccgcgaatataactcatctgTCATTGAAaaatgaggcgtcaaatgaaagcttataatccaaggatggtactaaaggtgataactttgatctaggctgtttgtccgtcggtctgtccgaccgtgaatataactcctccgtcattataccaggtggaatgacaaatgaggtgtcaaatgaaagcttataatccaaggatggtactaaaggtgagaaatttgacctaggctgtctgtccgtctgtccatccgaccgcgaatgtaactaatCTGTCATTGACaaatgaggcgtcaaatgaaagcttataatccaagaatggtactaaaggtgataactttgatctaggctgtctgtcagtcggtctgtccgaccgcgaatataacttctacgtcattataccaggtagaatgacaaatgaggtgtcaaatgaaagcttatatgttagaatatattcaactataaattatggtattcttattagtGTTAAAATGGACATAGCAGTCAAAGTGGGCGGGCTAATTCCCCGAACCTTTTAGGTCGAAAACTCTTACATAGGATTGATTGCATGAAAGTATCGTGTTACAAGACATATGGATGTGAAAG
The window above is part of the Diabrotica virgifera virgifera chromosome 2, PGI_DIABVI_V3a genome. Proteins encoded here:
- the LOC114330083 gene encoding thioredoxin-2-like; the encoded protein is MIIEIKEDHQMEELMTQYKSQDMLVVVEFYANWCAPCRNFVPVLHETAEKHKEMPILLVDVDTCDDIAHTYRVMATPYFLFYKKGVLVDKFAGANVKKFKFVLEEHLPIPIPDPNPQKEGKKEENSTSKDENNKQGRKSSKDERESRKSTNSTKSK